The DNA window CAAAAATTTTACCCTCTAGTTCACTTGGAATGGAGATTAGTCCTGTCGGATACTCATGTTGCTCCACGGTAATATGTCCCAGCGATACACTTTGAACGATTCTACCAAATATATCTTGTGCAAATGCTGGCTTCATCAAGCCAATACTCAGTACACCAACAACCGCCAGTGTCGCCGCTGCAATTACGGGCCGCTTCATTTTCTTAGTTTTCTTCATATCTTCATCTCCTCTAGTACTGCTGCTATTTCTCCTAACTTGTAGCAAAATCTCTCCCTTATTGCTGCTCCTGCTGAAGTCCCTGTCCGCTAACCTCTTTCCGAATTCAAATAGTTCATTATATTCTTCACTATCTACTTTTGAGGGTCCTTGACCACTAATCATATAAGCATCCAACTCTTTAGAAAATTGTTGTTCAGCGCTTTTTTTACTCATTTCACTCCCTCACTTTCGTCCTCAATTCGAAGCTTCAACTTTTTCATCGTGCGATAAAGAATGACCCCAACATTACTTTCAGTTAAATCTACGATTCTGGATATTTGAATATTAGATAGATTCGCCCCAAATTTTAGACCAACAATGTTTCGTTCCCGCTCATTCAAGGTATCAAGAGCCCTGAATAGCTTATCGTTAGATTCTCCTAAAATATACAAACTCTCTGGATCCTTCTTTTTGGATATTAGCTCCTTAATACCTTCAAGCGAAAACATCTTCGTTCTTTTTTGGGCTCGAAAATAATCGTTAACCACATTCCGAGCGATCGCGAACATCCATACCTCAAGAGGCGATTTATCAGATGAATACGTTCCAAGTTTATTTAGAACTTTCTCAAACACCTGACTCGTCAGGTCCTCTGTCGTATAGCGGCAACTCACTCGATAGCTTATATAGTTATAGATTCTTTTATAGTAGGTCTCAAAAATAGTAGTAAACTCCAAACTCTCAGTCTGAGTTTCTCTTATTGAAACCTCCTCTTCAATTAAAGGAAATAGCAGTACGCGTTCCTGCATCTGATTAAGATCTCCTTCCTTGTTTGATTACTTAGCTAAGTAATTTCATATGTAAATACGCTTATTTGTTATTTTCATTACATGATTAAGACAAAAAAATCCTGAAGTCCATATAGACTCCAGGATAATTCATTTAGATTGCTCAGTATAGTTATTCTACAACTTTGTTCACTTTATATAATCGCCAGAATCCATTAAATTCTTTATACAATGTAGCCCACTCTGCACCTTGATCATAAAGGTTAGGATACGTTTGATTTACATTATCTAAAGATAATACTGCTTGAGGGTTAGGGAGTAATATGAAATCTACCTCGTGGTCTGTTGGACTATCTAGAGATTCTTTAAAATCATGATCACTTGTAATAATAAAATTCTTCGGATGTTTACTGCCCATAATAATACGGAAACTACTGAATGAATCCGTTAAGATCTTCTGATCAGACAAATTCTCATTAATATAAGCTGTTGCCGCCGCCCCTGCTTCTTGTTCAGCATATAACTTATTATGCCGGAAGGCTTCATACTCATCAGATGCAATCTTAGGGTTGTTCATCATCATTCCCATCACTACAGTACTGACCAGCATCCCGATAATCAGAAGTGTTGAACCTGTCTTTCGGAATTTCATCTGACTGATCTCATAAGGAGTCCATACAGCCACTATCGGAAAGGCATACATGTAATAGCGAATCCACGCTGCGGTTCCCCCTTTAAGAAGTAGGATTACCTGCATGAATGGAATGGAGACAGCCAGAATAATCAACATCAGGAAATCCCATCTGAATAAGCGACGCTCGATGATCCGTATGACAAATATGATCATAAGTGGGATACAGAAATACCATAAACGCTCCCCGACAAAAATTAAGGTAGCAATGGGATGCCCCATCAGAGATGTGTATTTATCATCACTCATTAATAAGTCAGCTTGCCCTAAATTGCCGTAAGTAGAGGTCAGGAAATAAAAGCCGTCACCCATGATTGTGTAGTTAAAGAAGATCCATAATAATCCGGAGAAAACAACCGGAGTTAACAGGACTGTCCAAGTCCCCTCCACTTGTTGCAAACGTTCCTTAATGGGATCTTGTTTACTTTGCACAATCCAGACCAGCACAACAATCGCCAAAGCCGCGCCAAAAAATACCGTTTCATACCTTGTCCAAAAAGCAAAGGCAAGTGCCAATGCTGCAATCACCAATGTCCTCGAACCATCATTACGCATCCACAGAAGAGTTTGAATGACAGCTAGATTTATAAAATAAATAAAAATAACCTCGGTTAATCCATTCGCTCCATAATAAAATATATAAGGATTAAACGCATAGAGAATCGCAATAATCAGACTAATCCATTTATTAATACCAAACTGTAAGCCAGCTTTTACAATTAATGCTGCAGTCAAAGCTGCGAACAAGCTTGAAACAATGACAGCAGCTAATCCGTACGTGGCTAGGCCAGGGAATAGTGGATAAAAGACCAGTATGATCATTTCCATAAAACTTGGTAAAGGATTCCAAATAAACCCGATATTCGCTAGACTCGGTTCACGGCTATACAGAACATAAAAAGCATTCGCCACACGGCTCGATGCATCACCGGACATAAATCCATAGATGGCTGTTAAATAATAACCAACCGCGAGCTCTAATAGTAATACAGCAATAAATATAACGACGATCGGTCGTTTCCACGCAGTAGCCATTTTCATTTCACCCATCCAATTAATTTATGAAGTACAACCTACATTTCACTGTTGAACGTCGATGCTCCATGATGTGTATCCGTTGTGGCATGTCCATGCGTCGTTTTCTCCCAGTAAGAAGGTTTTGTAATGAGTTGAATAGCTGCCTTGATCGCTGCAATACTCATTAATACCCAATAAATCGGTGCCAACAGCGTATATTTAATTAATGAAAATGAGAAGACTTTGCTTCCCTTGTCGTGTAATTCCTTAGTAACCCAAAAAATGCCTACCGTAAGACTATATACAAATATAAAATTACCAACAAACAGCTCAAATGCCGCAAAGTAATAAAGCGGACCAGGGAAAAATAGCGGGATGATTTCCACTTTTGCCAAATACCACAGCAGCAACATTGTCCAAAATATTGGGTTTAATAAAGGCAGTAGAGGAGTAGCCAACACCATCGCGTGAAATCCAAAGAAACCCTTCATACCTAGATCACGCCATAACTTGATTGGATTTCGCATATGAACTAACCAAGTCTGCATATAGCCTTTAATCCAGCGTGACCGTTGTCTGATCCAGTTCCCTACTTTGCTAGTCGCCTCTTCCCAAGTTCGAGAGTCTACAATAGCTGTCTTATAACCTTCTTTATAGAGTCGAACACCAAGATCTGCATCTTCAGTCACATTATATGGATCCCAAGCATTGATTTCTTTCAATACTTCCGTTTTAAAATGGTTTGAGGTTCCACCCAAAGGAATTGGAATATCCAATTTCATTACACCTGGTAACAGCAATTCAAACCACATACTATATTCATGTGTGAACCACTTAGTCAAAAGATTCTGAGTGCTATTAAAATAGTTAAGTTTCGCTTGTATACAGCAATAATTAGCAGGACTATTTTGAAAAGCAAGACATACCTTCTTTAGTTGATCCGGATCCGGACGATCTTCAGCATCATAAATAACGACGTATTCACCTCTGGCCCGAATCAACCCATAATTACATGCCTTCGGCTTGGTTTTGGGTAAGCTATGCGGAACGACGAGAACGGTATAATAGGAAGGAAGCTTCATACTCGTCAGTAACTGCTGGGCTTCAATATCATCTTCTTCAATCAGCAACCGTACATCCAGCTTTGATTTGGGATAATCTAAACTCTCAATGTTGTGAAGAAGCTTGGGGATAATGTTACTTTCTTTGTACATGGGAACCAAGAGGCTATAAATGGGTAGAGTTCGCTCATCTAATGCTGCAACATCTTCTTCCGTAAATCGAAGCTGAGATGTTTTCTTTGATCCTATGATAATAATCGCGTACTTAAAGACAGACATAAGAAGATAACCTAATTGAACAACAATATTCAATATGATTAATGTCCAGAGCCAATTCCACAACAATCCAACAAGTAAAATTGCCAATGACACATAAAAACCGATTTTTTGCCATTTTGTAAACGTGATATGCGCAGAGTTTTCCGGTTTTTCGAATAACAGCTTTTCCGTGCTCTGCTGCATCAATTCTTCAACATAGACCTCTTTCCAGAAAAACTCCATCTCATCACGTGTAGCCATAACTTGTTCAACAGGTCTTCCGAGGTATTCAGTTAATTCAGCGATTTTCTCCTCTGATAGAATCGTACTCACTGCAACCAAATAACGATTAAAATCACTACTAATAACGATCGCATTATAAGAACGAGCCATTGCTTCTGGCAATTTATTATCCCTCTCAAGGGAAAAATCGGCTCCAATTCTACCAATATTGTTCTGAGTCGCAATCGCACGATATAAACGATCCGGTTCAATAAAACGCAGCGACAACAGGATATCACCAAGAATTCCTCCGCTTTTCTGTTGGAAGGCAAGTGCACGATCCAATTGTTCCTGCGTGATTTGCCCAGTTTCCACCAGCATTTCACCTAGCCGACCCTTTCCAGACAGTTGCTTAGTGACCCGATGGATCTCCTCTCGACTAACACCGTATAAATCTGCAATAATATCGCCTAATCGCCCACCAAATTTACTCTGGTAATCAATAGCATCTTGCAACTGCTGACTAGTAATTAAGCCTTCACTTAACAAGGCATCACCAATTCGTATAGCTTTCACTTAACCTTCCCTCCCTTCTTCAGATACTTACTTTGGAACCAATCCAATCATAATCTAACCTAATTACATCATCTTCGCTAATTAATTTACCCATTTGTACCTCGATCAGATCAACATCATGTAACGCTCTAATCGCATGTTTGGATCCCACTTGAATATGAAACACATCTCCCGCGTTGGCTTGAAAACGTCGATCATCAATAACAACCTCAGCTTGACCATTAATAATAGTCCATATTTCATCCCGATTGGCATGAATCTGGTAGCTCATATGTTTTCCAGCCCAAATATGTACCCGTTTCGTCATGACTTGTTGATCTGAGAATTTATTAGCTACATCAATTACACGGTACCAGCCATATAACGTTTCTTCATACATCGGACGTGCTGAAATAGATTGCACAACATCTTTAAGTTTTTGGCTCATTTCTTTATCTGTAACAAGAATTCCGTCAGGGCTTGCTGCAATAACAGCGTTTGAAATACCCATTACAATAACCGGAATTTGCAATTCATTAATGATGTGCGTATTCATGCTATCTTCAGATATTATCCCTTTACCATTCAATCGCTTCGGCATGGTCTCTGTCCATTCATTCCAAGTACCTAGGTCATTCCATCTTCCCGTATATGGCCATACAACGACGCTCTCTTCCTTCTCTACCACTTGATAATCGAAACTAATTGTTGGCATTAAATGATACTTATCTAAAAACTCTTCATACCGAGTTGGCCAATTCCCAGCCTCTAATAGCTTTAGAATATAACCTAAGCGAAATGCAAACACACCACAATTCCACAATGCACCAAGTTCGATCAAATTCGACGCTTCAGCAACTGATGGTTTCTCTATAAATCTATCGATCTTAAGTAATGTTGAATGCGTATTCTTGGGTTCCGTGAGTATGTAACCAAACTTTTCCGACGGTTGAGTTGGCTTTAGTCCGATAAGTCCAATTTTAGCCTCCGAAGTTTCGAATTCCAACGCTAGTTGCTTGATCGTGTGATAGAAGCCATCATCCGCATCCACATCAACAGGCATGACTACAATGACTTCATCATCGTGTACATTCATTTTCGTATGTAAAAAGCTTGACGCTAGACAGATTGCTGGAAATGTATCCCGTTTAACAGGTTCGAGTACAAGTGGAACATCATTGCCAAGTTGAGATTGAATGACTTCTTGTTGAACTCTACTCGCAGCAATGACAGCCGAGTTTGCAAGATCAATTTCATTTAATCGGGCCCAAACACGTTGAATCATAGAAGTTTGAGAATCATCAGTAGGATTTTCACTATCCATGACCTTAATAAATTGTTTAGAACGATAATCATTAGATAATGGCCATAATCTCTTACCAGACCCGCCGGATAAAAGTATTAATCTCATCTAGTTCTCCCCCCAGCTTTTCATTACGTTCCAAGCTCATCTCTCAATTGAATCAATAAATACTAAACTAATAGTCTAATAGTCCAATAGTACTAAATTAAAACTTTTAATTTTACTATAACCTATCAGTTTTATTATTTCCAGTATATATATATATTACCTCATGATGGGTCGAACTTTGTAATTTACAACAATCTTTATTTCGACATAATCCATCAATCCCCCTAAATTACACCTAGTTTATGACTAAAAAAGACAAAATAATAAAGAACCGACATAGAAATCGACTAAACATGCTTAGTCTAATCTCTTCGTCGGTTCTAGCGTTTATTTCGCTCTCTCAAACGATCGGTGAAAAATCGCGGAGCAGGACATTAGAATCTGAAGAAGCGAAGCGTTCGTCTTTGCCGTGTGATTGTAACCTCATCGGGTGCTATTTAATCAAACAATCACACGGCAACAACGATCGAAAGATCAAACGGCATGCGCAGCGATCTTTATTCACTCCCACCAAAAGATCGGTGAAAAATCGCGGAGTAGGCCGTTTGAATCTGGAGAAGCGAAGCGTTCGTCTTTGCCGTGTGATTGTAACCTCATCGGGTGCTATTTAATCAAACAATCACACGGTAACAACGATCGAAAGATCAAACGACAAGCGCAGCGATTTCTTCCACCGATCTCCCTCTCTCGTCTATTTTACGAATGGAAACAACAACTTCTGATTCTCTGGCCATAACATATTGTCCAGATCAATAAGCTTCGTATCGGTAGGGATCCTGTCATCGATATGCTCGCCACGTGCAGCTTGCACCGCTGTGACTATAGCCATATATCCGTTATTAAAGGGATTTTGTACTACCATTGCTTGGACGGTACCCTCTTGCAGTAGCTCAAGCATCTCCGGTGGATTGTCAAATGTAATTAATTTCACCAAACCTGCATAACCCAAATCTACAACAGCTTTACCAGCACCGATAGAAGACTCTGCGCTAAGTGAGACAAT is part of the Paenibacillus segetis genome and encodes:
- a CDS encoding sigma-70 family RNA polymerase sigma factor, which translates into the protein MQERVLLFPLIEEEVSIRETQTESLEFTTIFETYYKRIYNYISYRVSCRYTTEDLTSQVFEKVLNKLGTYSSDKSPLEVWMFAIARNVVNDYFRAQKRTKMFSLEGIKELISKKKDPESLYILGESNDKLFRALDTLNERERNIVGLKFGANLSNIQISRIVDLTESNVGVILYRTMKKLKLRIEDESEGVK
- a CDS encoding glycosyltransferase family 39 protein codes for the protein MATAWKRPIVVIFIAVLLLELAVGYYLTAIYGFMSGDASSRVANAFYVLYSREPSLANIGFIWNPLPSFMEMIILVFYPLFPGLATYGLAAVIVSSLFAALTAALIVKAGLQFGINKWISLIIAILYAFNPYIFYYGANGLTEVIFIYFINLAVIQTLLWMRNDGSRTLVIAALALAFAFWTRYETVFFGAALAIVVLVWIVQSKQDPIKERLQQVEGTWTVLLTPVVFSGLLWIFFNYTIMGDGFYFLTSTYGNLGQADLLMSDDKYTSLMGHPIATLIFVGERLWYFCIPLMIIFVIRIIERRLFRWDFLMLIILAVSIPFMQVILLLKGGTAAWIRYYMYAFPIVAVWTPYEISQMKFRKTGSTLLIIGMLVSTVVMGMMMNNPKIASDEYEAFRHNKLYAEQEAGAAATAYINENLSDQKILTDSFSSFRIIMGSKHPKNFIITSDHDFKESLDSPTDHEVDFILLPNPQAVLSLDNVNQTYPNLYDQGAEWATLYKEFNGFWRLYKVNKVVE
- a CDS encoding glycosyltransferase family 2 protein, whose translation is MKAIRIGDALLSEGLITSQQLQDAIDYQSKFGGRLGDIIADLYGVSREEIHRVTKQLSGKGRLGEMLVETGQITQEQLDRALAFQQKSGGILGDILLSLRFIEPDRLYRAIATQNNIGRIGADFSLERDNKLPEAMARSYNAIVISSDFNRYLVAVSTILSEEKIAELTEYLGRPVEQVMATRDEMEFFWKEVYVEELMQQSTEKLLFEKPENSAHITFTKWQKIGFYVSLAILLVGLLWNWLWTLIILNIVVQLGYLLMSVFKYAIIIIGSKKTSQLRFTEEDVAALDERTLPIYSLLVPMYKESNIIPKLLHNIESLDYPKSKLDVRLLIEEDDIEAQQLLTSMKLPSYYTVLVVPHSLPKTKPKACNYGLIRARGEYVVIYDAEDRPDPDQLKKVCLAFQNSPANYCCIQAKLNYFNSTQNLLTKWFTHEYSMWFELLLPGVMKLDIPIPLGGTSNHFKTEVLKEINAWDPYNVTEDADLGVRLYKEGYKTAIVDSRTWEEATSKVGNWIRQRSRWIKGYMQTWLVHMRNPIKLWRDLGMKGFFGFHAMVLATPLLPLLNPIFWTMLLLWYLAKVEIIPLFFPGPLYYFAAFELFVGNFIFVYSLTVGIFWVTKELHDKGSKVFSFSLIKYTLLAPIYWVLMSIAAIKAAIQLITKPSYWEKTTHGHATTDTHHGASTFNSEM
- a CDS encoding sugar phosphate nucleotidyltransferase, with protein sequence MRLILLSGGSGKRLWPLSNDYRSKQFIKVMDSENPTDDSQTSMIQRVWARLNEIDLANSAVIAASRVQQEVIQSQLGNDVPLVLEPVKRDTFPAICLASSFLHTKMNVHDDEVIVVMPVDVDADDGFYHTIKQLALEFETSEAKIGLIGLKPTQPSEKFGYILTEPKNTHSTLLKIDRFIEKPSVAEASNLIELGALWNCGVFAFRLGYILKLLEAGNWPTRYEEFLDKYHLMPTISFDYQVVEKEESVVVWPYTGRWNDLGTWNEWTETMPKRLNGKGIISEDSMNTHIINELQIPVIVMGISNAVIAASPDGILVTDKEMSQKLKDVVQSISARPMYEETLYGWYRVIDVANKFSDQQVMTKRVHIWAGKHMSYQIHANRDEIWTIINGQAEVVIDDRRFQANAGDVFHIQVGSKHAIRALHDVDLIEVQMGKLISEDDVIRLDYDWIGSKVSI